A section of the Candidatus Nitrosacidococcus sp. I8 genome encodes:
- a CDS encoding valine--tRNA ligase yields MDKSYHPQEIEQRWYQLWEEKGYFTPQGEGTPYCIMIPPPNVTGHLHMGHAFQDTLMDILIRYHRMKGNNTLWQVGTDHAGIATQMVVERQLNKEGKTRHDLGREHFTQRIWEWKAQSGGTITRQLRRMGASADWGQERFTMDESLSRAVATVFEQLFDEGLIYRGKRLVNWDPVLHTAISDLEVLSEEEQGHLWHMRYPLTESSGYMIVATTRPETMLGDVAVAVHPEDPRYQDLIGKTLTLPLTNRVIPIIGDSYVDPEFGSGCVKITPAHDFNDYEVWQRHQDKLSTQPHRGLINIFTIDAHISADSLIPKRYQGLDRLEARKQIVADLENAELLEKIEDHKLMVPRSDRSQAVVEPYLTDQWFVNAKILAAPAIKAVKEEKIKFVPENWSKIYFQWMENIQDWCISRQIWWGHRIPAWYDSQGKVYVAASEEKVREKYRLSSNFVLIQDEDVLDTWFSSALWPFSTLGWPEDTEQLRSFYPTSVLITGFDIIFFWVARMIMMGLKFTGQVPFKEVYIHGLVRDSEGQKMSKSKGNVLDPLDLIDGIDLESLLAKRTTGLMQPALAKGIEKATKKEFPQGIPAFGCDALRFTFAILATGGRDIRFDLGRIEGYRNFCNKLWNAARFVLMNVDSNVTYSGQEIILGMPEQWIYSRFQLTIQQVTDSFATYRFDHGAQALYDFTWNEYCDWYLEFAKPILNSPETSEVQKQGTRQTLIEILETLLRLLHPIIPFITEEIWQQVSPLSTHQGETIMKQSYPTANPNQINQNAIEEINWVIAFITEVRSIRSQMNVSPNKQVPILLQSKIESDQIKVDSHDSLLKTLAKIDSIHWLNEEAPPPSATALIGNLEIFIPLAGLIDAQAELARLDREMEKIRKILAQIQNKLANTNYVERAPAEVVAKERQKAEELVVSLKAIEEQHTKIAALKT; encoded by the coding sequence ATGGATAAAAGTTATCACCCACAAGAAATTGAACAGCGTTGGTATCAACTTTGGGAAGAAAAAGGCTATTTTACTCCCCAAGGAGAGGGTACACCCTATTGTATTATGATCCCCCCCCCTAATGTGACAGGTCATCTTCATATGGGTCATGCCTTTCAGGATACCTTGATGGATATTTTAATTCGCTACCATCGAATGAAGGGAAATAATACCTTATGGCAAGTAGGAACGGACCATGCAGGCATTGCTACTCAAATGGTAGTAGAAAGGCAGCTCAATAAAGAAGGAAAAACTCGTCATGATTTAGGTCGAGAGCATTTTACCCAACGTATTTGGGAATGGAAAGCCCAATCAGGAGGCACTATTACTCGCCAGCTTCGTCGTATGGGGGCTTCAGCAGATTGGGGGCAAGAACGCTTTACTATGGATGAAAGCTTATCTCGAGCAGTCGCTACTGTTTTTGAGCAGCTTTTTGATGAAGGGCTTATTTATCGAGGCAAACGGCTAGTTAACTGGGATCCGGTGCTCCATACTGCTATTTCTGATCTAGAAGTACTTTCAGAAGAAGAACAAGGTCATCTTTGGCATATGCGTTATCCTCTTACTGAAAGCAGTGGCTATATGATTGTGGCGACTACTCGCCCAGAGACTATGCTTGGGGACGTAGCTGTAGCCGTTCACCCAGAAGATCCTCGCTATCAAGATCTTATTGGAAAAACCCTAACTCTTCCTCTTACCAATCGGGTGATTCCTATTATTGGAGATAGCTATGTAGATCCAGAATTTGGTAGTGGTTGCGTCAAGATCACTCCAGCTCATGATTTCAATGACTATGAGGTATGGCAGCGGCATCAAGATAAATTATCTACTCAGCCCCATAGAGGATTAATTAATATCTTTACTATAGATGCTCATATTAGTGCCGATTCACTTATTCCTAAAAGATACCAAGGATTAGACCGGCTTGAGGCAAGAAAGCAGATTGTTGCAGATTTAGAGAATGCTGAGCTTTTAGAAAAAATTGAAGATCACAAATTGATGGTACCTCGTAGTGATCGCTCCCAAGCGGTGGTTGAGCCTTATCTAACAGATCAATGGTTTGTAAATGCTAAAATACTGGCAGCACCTGCAATTAAGGCAGTCAAAGAAGAAAAAATAAAGTTTGTTCCTGAAAATTGGAGCAAAATTTATTTTCAATGGATGGAAAATATTCAGGATTGGTGTATCTCTCGACAAATTTGGTGGGGGCATCGCATTCCTGCTTGGTATGATTCTCAAGGTAAAGTCTATGTAGCCGCTAGTGAAGAAAAAGTAAGGGAAAAATATCGTCTCTCTAGCAATTTTGTGCTTATCCAAGATGAGGATGTGCTAGATACTTGGTTTTCTTCTGCCTTATGGCCCTTCTCTACTCTAGGCTGGCCTGAAGATACGGAACAGCTTCGCTCTTTTTATCCCACCAGCGTATTGATTACAGGCTTCGACATTATTTTCTTCTGGGTAGCCCGGATGATTATGATGGGACTTAAATTTACAGGGCAAGTTCCTTTTAAAGAAGTATATATTCACGGTCTAGTGCGAGATTCAGAAGGGCAGAAAATGTCCAAATCTAAAGGCAATGTGCTCGATCCTTTAGATTTAATTGATGGGATCGATTTAGAATCCCTGCTTGCCAAGCGTACCACAGGGTTAATGCAGCCAGCTCTTGCTAAAGGTATTGAAAAAGCAACTAAAAAAGAATTTCCTCAAGGTATTCCTGCTTTTGGCTGTGATGCACTACGGTTTACTTTTGCTATTTTAGCTACAGGTGGGCGAGACATTCGCTTTGATTTAGGACGCATTGAAGGCTATCGTAATTTTTGTAATAAACTCTGGAATGCCGCTCGCTTTGTATTAATGAATGTGGATTCAAATGTTACCTATTCTGGGCAAGAAATTATCTTAGGTATGCCAGAGCAGTGGATTTATTCCCGCTTTCAGCTGACTATCCAGCAAGTTACTGATAGTTTTGCAACCTATCGTTTTGATCATGGTGCTCAAGCACTCTATGATTTTACTTGGAATGAATATTGCGATTGGTATTTAGAATTTGCCAAACCTATTTTAAATAGCCCTGAAACTTCTGAGGTGCAAAAGCAAGGCACTCGCCAAACTTTAATCGAAATTTTAGAAACTCTATTACGTTTACTCCATCCTATTATTCCTTTTATTACTGAAGAAATATGGCAGCAGGTTTCTCCTTTATCTACTCATCAGGGGGAAACTATTATGAAGCAGTCCTACCCTACAGCAAACCCTAACCAAATTAATCAAAATGCGATTGAAGAGATTAACTGGGTGATTGCCTTTATTACTGAAGTACGCTCAATTCGCTCCCAAATGAATGTTTCACCTAATAAGCAAGTACCTATTTTGCTCCAATCTAAGATAGAGAGCGATCAGATTAAAGTAGATTCTCATGATTCGTTATTAAAAACGTTAGCTAAGATAGATTCTATTCATTGGCTAAATGAGGAAGCTCCTCCCCCTTCTGCAACCGCTTTAATAGGTAATCTTGAAATTTTTATCCCTTTAGCCGGACTAATCGATGCTCAAGCAGAGTTGGCAAGGTTAGATCGGGAGATGGAAAAAATCCGTAAAATCCTAGCACAGATTCAAAATAAACTAGCCAATACTAATTATGTTGAACGAGCACCTGCTGAAGTGGTGGCAAAAGAACGGCAAAAAGCAGAAGAACTTGTAGTATCTCTAAAAGCGATAGAAGAGCAGCACACTAAAATAGCAGCACTCAAAACTTAG
- a CDS encoding HAD family hydrolase has translation MNKISEIIHQCHIKAAIFDLDGTIIDNNDYHLESWLISLKNKGVSMTKSFFKEHLSGKTNKDTLEIVFNRKMPADEAIALTLEKEEIYQKIHQPHIKEVSGLTSILNFLRERQIKLAIATSGILTNINFMFDHLPIRQYFEEVVYSADIQRGKPDPEIYLLTAQKLNVASQYCLVFEASIAGITSGQAAGMKVVALTTTNTKEELSEADYIVKDFARLLY, from the coding sequence ATGAACAAAATAAGCGAAATTATTCATCAATGCCACATCAAAGCAGCTATTTTCGATTTAGATGGCACCATTATTGATAATAATGACTATCATTTAGAGAGCTGGCTTATCTCTTTAAAAAATAAGGGAGTATCCATGACTAAATCCTTTTTTAAGGAGCATCTGAGCGGAAAAACCAATAAAGATACTTTAGAGATTGTATTTAATCGTAAAATGCCAGCCGATGAAGCAATAGCACTTACCCTTGAAAAAGAGGAAATTTATCAAAAAATACATCAACCTCATATTAAGGAAGTATCAGGGCTTACTTCGATTCTAAATTTTCTTAGAGAAAGGCAAATAAAACTGGCTATTGCTACCTCAGGGATACTTACTAATATTAATTTTATGTTTGACCATTTGCCTATCAGGCAATATTTTGAAGAGGTAGTTTATAGTGCAGATATTCAGAGAGGAAAGCCTGATCCTGAAATTTATCTTTTAACTGCTCAAAAATTAAATGTCGCTTCTCAATATTGTTTAGTCTTTGAAGCCTCCATTGCAGGGATTACCTCTGGGCAAGCAGCAGGAATGAAAGTGGTAGCATTAACCACAACTAACACTAAAGAGGAATTATCTGAAGCAGATTATATTGTAAAAGATTTCGCTAGATTATTGTATTAA